A section of the Leptotrichia buccalis C-1013-b genome encodes:
- a CDS encoding DUF4865 family protein, with the protein MIMMQYKVKLPNDFDMNNIRKRVQENGFKTDGFEDLFFKAYLISEENKEYSPLYFWKDNKGMNKFIFDGFYDNILNSFGWQTINIGIPLLQEFNENFSKAKYLLEIENETKPMEKMKRMEFSISDDKIVGRTLVYNPENWKYTEYYFFEDAPKEVENSKVYEVLHISQ; encoded by the coding sequence ATGATAATGATGCAGTATAAAGTAAAACTTCCAAATGATTTTGATATGAACAATATTAGAAAAAGAGTGCAAGAAAATGGATTTAAAACAGATGGATTTGAAGATTTATTTTTTAAAGCCTATTTAATTTCTGAGGAAAATAAAGAATATTCGCCATTATACTTCTGGAAAGATAACAAAGGAATGAATAAATTCATATTTGATGGTTTCTATGATAATATTTTAAATTCTTTTGGCTGGCAGACTATAAATATTGGAATACCATTGTTGCAAGAGTTTAATGAAAACTTTTCTAAAGCAAAATATTTATTGGAAATAGAGAATGAAACAAAACCGATGGAAAAAATGAAAAGAATGGAATTTTCTATATCAGATGATAAAATTGTCGGAAGAACATTAGTATATAACCCTGAAAATTGGAAATATACGGAGTATTATTTTTTTGAAGATGCTCCTAAAGAAGTAGAAAATTCAAAAGTGTACGAAGTTTTACATATTTCTCAATAA